A region from the Agarivorans sp. Alg241-V36 genome encodes:
- a CDS encoding succinate dehydrogenase assembly factor 2, translating to MQENKSRLKWACRRGMLELDVLFMPFVDEAYDELSDEQKLTFKRLLACDDPDLFAWFMGHKECEDAPLAAMVELILKRVKV from the coding sequence ATGCAGGAAAATAAATCACGTTTAAAATGGGCTTGTCGTCGTGGCATGTTAGAGCTAGATGTTTTGTTTATGCCTTTTGTTGATGAAGCATACGATGAGCTAAGTGATGAGCAAAAACTTACCTTTAAACGCTTACTTGCTTGTGATGATCCTGATTTATTTGCTTGGTTTATGGGCCATAAAGAATGTGAAGATGCCCCTTTAGCAGCCATGGTTGAGCTTATCCTTAAGCGTGTCAAAGTGTAA
- the nadB gene encoding L-aspartate oxidase, which produces MEYTSDVLIIGSGAAGLTMALNLADYAKVHVLSKGPLKEGSTYYAQGGIAAVFDKNDSVEEHVNDTLIAGDGLCDEDAVKFTAENSKQCIDWLINLGVPFDQETATNGEAKYHLTREGGHSRRRILHAADATGKAVQKTLVRAVLSHPNITLLERFNAVDLITETNNEQKKVVGAYVWNRNKERVEVVKAKFVAMATGGASKVYQYTSNPDVSSGDGIAMAWRAGCRVGNMEFNQFHPTCLFHPEARNFLLTEALRGEGALLKRPDGSRFMPDFDSREELAPRDVVARAIDYEMKRLGADCVYLDISHRDDEFIELHFPTILKRCLELGIDIRKQAIPVVPAAHYTCGGVVTNLQGETDLANLYAIGEVAYTGLHGANRMASNSLLECVVFAHAASEHIKQHLNDVELCNSIQPWDDSQVSDSDEEVIINHNWHELRLFMWDYVGIVRTNKRLQRAMRRIHLLQQEIFEYYSNFKVGNNLLELRNLLQVAELIVGCAMRRHESRGLHYNLDYPDKLDKIKPTILDPNTFYQEDDSER; this is translated from the coding sequence ATGGAATACACTAGCGATGTTCTAATAATAGGCAGTGGCGCTGCAGGCTTAACTATGGCCTTAAACTTAGCTGATTATGCCAAAGTCCACGTACTGAGCAAAGGTCCTCTCAAAGAAGGTTCCACTTATTATGCTCAAGGAGGCATCGCTGCTGTATTTGATAAGAATGACAGCGTAGAAGAACATGTCAATGACACCTTGATCGCGGGTGATGGCTTATGTGACGAAGACGCGGTTAAATTTACCGCAGAAAACAGCAAGCAATGCATTGACTGGCTAATTAACTTGGGCGTGCCGTTCGACCAAGAAACCGCCACCAATGGCGAAGCCAAGTACCACCTAACCCGTGAAGGCGGGCACAGCCGACGCCGTATTTTGCATGCCGCTGATGCCACCGGTAAAGCGGTACAAAAAACTTTAGTACGTGCGGTACTAAGCCACCCTAATATCACTTTACTAGAGCGTTTCAACGCCGTTGATTTAATTACCGAAACAAACAACGAGCAGAAAAAAGTGGTTGGTGCTTATGTGTGGAACCGTAATAAAGAGCGAGTAGAAGTCGTTAAAGCCAAGTTTGTGGCCATGGCTACGGGTGGTGCGAGTAAGGTTTACCAATACACCAGTAACCCAGACGTAAGTAGCGGCGATGGCATTGCTATGGCTTGGCGCGCGGGCTGTCGGGTAGGCAATATGGAATTTAACCAGTTCCACCCAACCTGTTTATTTCACCCAGAAGCACGCAACTTTTTGCTTACCGAAGCTTTACGTGGCGAAGGCGCTTTATTAAAACGCCCCGATGGCAGCCGCTTTATGCCCGACTTCGATTCACGTGAAGAGCTAGCACCGCGCGACGTAGTGGCACGCGCTATCGACTACGAGATGAAGCGTTTGGGCGCAGATTGTGTTTATCTCGACATTAGTCACCGAGATGATGAGTTTATTGAACTCCACTTCCCCACTATTCTTAAACGCTGTTTAGAGCTAGGCATCGATATCCGCAAGCAAGCCATCCCGGTGGTGCCTGCCGCTCACTATACCTGTGGTGGCGTTGTAACCAACCTGCAAGGCGAAACCGACCTAGCCAACTTATACGCCATTGGTGAAGTAGCTTACACCGGCCTGCATGGTGCTAACCGCATGGCCAGCAACTCCTTATTGGAATGTGTGGTATTCGCCCACGCAGCTAGTGAACACATTAAGCAACACTTAAACGATGTAGAGCTATGTAACAGCATTCAGCCATGGGATGACAGCCAAGTAAGCGACTCTGACGAAGAAGTCATCATTAACCACAACTGGCATGAACTGCGCTTATTTATGTGGGATTACGTAGGCATTGTTCGCACTAACAAACGCCTACAGCGCGCAATGCGTCGCATCCACTTGCTTCAACAAGAGATTTTTGAGTATTACTCAAACTTTAAAGTGGGCAATAATCTGCTAGAGCTGCGTAATTTATTGCAAGTGGCAGAGCTAATAGTGGGCTGTGCGATGCGCCGTCATGAGAGCCGTGGCCTACATTACAACCTAGATTACCCAGATAAGTTGGATAAGATAAAACCCACCATTCTTGACCCCAACACTTTCTATCAGGAAGACGATAGCGAAAGGTAA
- the rpoE gene encoding RNA polymerase sigma factor RpoE, producing the protein MSEQWTDQTLVERTQRGDKAAFNLLVQKYQHKVANLISRYIVNHGDVADVTQDAFIKAYRALPNFRGESAFYTWLYRIAVNTAKNHIVAQGRRPPANDVDADEAEFYDGAEALKEADTPETLLLSEEIKEVVFATMEGLPDDLRTAITLREIDGLSYEEIANVMDCPVGTVRSRIFRARDAIEKRIQPLLSR; encoded by the coding sequence ATGTCAGAACAGTGGACAGATCAAACGTTGGTCGAAAGGACGCAACGTGGCGATAAGGCGGCATTTAATTTGTTGGTACAAAAGTATCAACATAAGGTAGCAAACCTTATATCACGCTACATAGTGAATCACGGGGACGTAGCCGATGTAACGCAAGATGCGTTTATTAAAGCTTACCGTGCACTACCAAACTTTCGAGGAGAAAGTGCGTTTTATACATGGTTATACCGAATTGCAGTAAATACTGCTAAAAACCACATTGTTGCTCAAGGTCGCAGACCCCCAGCAAATGATGTGGATGCTGATGAAGCAGAGTTCTATGATGGTGCAGAAGCTTTGAAAGAAGCAGACACTCCAGAAACTTTGTTGTTATCCGAAGAAATAAAAGAGGTAGTTTTTGCTACAATGGAAGGACTACCTGATGATTTGCGCACAGCAATTACTCTTCGTGAGATAGATGGTTTAAGCTACGAAGAGATTGCCAATGTAATGGATTGTCCTGTCGGGACCGTGAGATCACGGATTTTCCGAGCAAGGGATGCAATTGAAAAGCGAATACAACCGCTTTTAAGTAGGTAA
- a CDS encoding sigma-E factor negative regulatory protein, with protein MANKEQLSALVDNELTDAALLDLLANEPEHAEQWSHYHLIGDVLRGETPKQIDIDIAGGVAAALEQEPAIVAPKPQAAEQKESSVRVVRFFKYAGQYAIAASVAVAAIIGVQQYSFQANDADQPLPVFNTVPVGGAVAPVSLQSNPQPRELSEAEIMEQRKRISAYLQDHRFQQRIVE; from the coding sequence ATGGCAAATAAAGAACAGTTATCCGCACTGGTTGATAACGAATTAACCGACGCAGCACTGTTAGATCTGTTAGCCAATGAGCCGGAGCACGCAGAGCAGTGGAGTCATTATCACCTAATTGGTGATGTACTTCGCGGAGAAACTCCCAAGCAAATCGATATAGATATTGCTGGCGGTGTAGCTGCTGCCTTGGAGCAAGAGCCAGCGATTGTAGCCCCTAAACCTCAGGCGGCCGAACAAAAAGAGTCGTCTGTACGTGTGGTTCGATTCTTCAAATATGCTGGGCAATATGCAATTGCAGCATCGGTAGCGGTAGCCGCTATTATTGGTGTTCAGCAATACTCATTCCAAGCCAACGATGCTGACCAACCTTTACCAGTATTTAATACTGTTCCGGTAGGTGGAGCTGTAGCACCAGTGAGCTTACAGTCTAATCCGCAGCCTCGTGAGCTAAGCGAAGCTGAAATTATGGAACAACGTAAGCGTATTAGCGCCTACTTACAGGACCATCGCTTCCAGCAACGAATTGTAGAGTAA
- a CDS encoding MucB/RseB C-terminal domain-containing protein — MPVILLLASFSVSAESSVTTSDASATSVSQTSPAVSLLQNYQQAFHQRQYELSFIVVRQGHIEPVRLIHGVVNGVEVAHRVYLNGPANEAVYRDGTVAFFEPGQSPYSLASSRLPGMFGNLAAVKLDELQSNFDLVIAGKSRVAGRPAQVMRIVPKSSDLYGLYLWIDYASHLPLRLDVVDQNGELIEQHMAVTLAEYEKPSEWMTELASLELPSTVMGKESADTQEHQINWRLGWSPKGMKVAQKEQHSLAAISESVDYIKLSDGLFDISVYANAVGKTNPLREQLVRQGATSLHTVVRKGIEITVVGEIPPETASKMADSVTIGPYFEKPVEPAQ; from the coding sequence ATGCCAGTAATCTTATTACTGGCATCTTTTTCTGTTTCAGCAGAGTCCTCTGTAACCACCTCTGATGCCTCGGCTACTTCTGTTAGCCAAACTAGCCCAGCGGTGAGTTTGTTACAAAACTACCAACAGGCTTTTCATCAGCGCCAATACGAGCTTTCGTTCATTGTGGTTCGCCAAGGGCACATAGAGCCCGTGCGTTTAATCCACGGCGTGGTTAACGGTGTCGAAGTTGCCCACCGTGTTTACTTAAATGGTCCCGCTAATGAAGCTGTTTACCGAGATGGTACGGTAGCCTTTTTTGAACCTGGGCAATCACCTTACAGTTTGGCTTCAAGTCGTTTACCCGGCATGTTTGGCAATTTAGCCGCGGTAAAACTAGATGAATTACAAAGCAACTTTGACTTAGTGATTGCGGGTAAAAGTCGCGTTGCTGGGCGACCCGCTCAGGTGATGCGTATAGTGCCAAAGTCTTCCGATTTATACGGATTGTACCTGTGGATTGATTACGCATCTCACTTACCCTTGCGCTTGGATGTGGTCGATCAAAATGGTGAGCTGATTGAACAACACATGGCAGTGACGCTTGCTGAATATGAGAAGCCTAGCGAGTGGATGACAGAATTAGCCAGCTTAGAGTTGCCTAGTACTGTGATGGGTAAAGAGTCAGCAGATACACAAGAGCACCAAATTAACTGGCGTTTGGGTTGGTCACCCAAAGGTATGAAAGTTGCTCAAAAGGAGCAGCATTCTTTAGCGGCAATATCCGAGTCGGTTGATTACATAAAACTTAGTGATGGCCTGTTTGATATTTCGGTTTATGCCAATGCCGTTGGTAAAACTAACCCCTTACGTGAGCAATTGGTTCGCCAAGGTGCTACCAGCTTACATACAGTAGTACGCAAAGGCATAGAAATCACCGTTGTTGGTGAAATCCCACCAGAAACTGCCTCAAAAATGGCAGATTCAGTGACTATTGGTCCTTACTTTGAGAAGCCCGTTGAGCCGGCACAGTAA
- a CDS encoding SoxR reducing system RseC family protein, with protein MSRHSNPALIIETAKVVEVGDGYAKVECVSKSACGSCASADNCGNSAIAKAFPTRVHQLQVKLTEAVEVGDQIELALNAKNMLQSAVLVYLVPIAMLIIGAAVGKFVTMQGFAGEWIIAISTLLGLALGFLLVRGFTRYFARQTRYRPKMHAKH; from the coding sequence TTGAGCCGGCACAGTAATCCCGCTTTAATCATTGAAACAGCCAAGGTTGTTGAGGTGGGCGACGGATACGCAAAAGTTGAATGCGTAAGCAAAAGCGCCTGTGGCAGTTGCGCCAGTGCCGATAATTGCGGCAATAGCGCCATAGCTAAAGCGTTTCCGACCCGGGTTCACCAGCTTCAAGTAAAGCTTACTGAAGCTGTTGAAGTAGGGGATCAGATAGAGTTAGCCTTGAACGCCAAAAACATGCTGCAAAGTGCAGTGCTTGTTTATCTTGTCCCCATCGCTATGTTGATAATTGGTGCTGCTGTAGGCAAGTTTGTCACTATGCAAGGTTTTGCTGGTGAATGGATTATCGCCATTAGCACCTTATTGGGCTTAGCTTTAGGCTTTTTATTGGTGCGTGGTTTTACCCGCTATTTTGCTCGACAGACACGATATCGTCCCAAAATGCATGCAAAGCATTAA
- the lepA gene encoding translation elongation factor 4 translates to MINKNIRNFSIIAHIDHGKSTLSDRLIQHCGGLSAREMEAQVLDSMDLERERGITIKAQSVTLDYTAKDGETYQLNFIDTPGHVDFTYEVSRSLAACEGALLVVDAAQGVEAQTLANCYTAMEMDLEVIPVLNKIDLPQADPDRVAEEIEDIVGIDATDATVCSAKTGLGIEDVLETIVRDVPPPEGDDTAPVQALIIDSWFDNYQGVVSLVRIKSGELKAGERMTVMSTGQVHVINEVGIFTPKQTSTGVLKTGEVGYVIAGIKEILGAPVGDTLTTQKNGATEALPGFKKVKPQVYAGLFPTSSDEYENFRDALAKLSLNDSSLFYEPENSTALGFGFRCGFLGMLHMEIIQERLEREYDLDLITTAPTVIYEVEMNKGEVIYVDSPAKLPPTNNIAEIREPIAEVNILVPQEYLGNVITLCVEKRGVQKNMAYHGKQVALTYEIPMAEVVLDFFDKLKSTSRGYASLDYNFKYFNAANMVRVDIMINGDRVDALALITHKDHSESRGRQVVDKMKELIPRQMFDIAIQASIGMHIIARSTVKQLRKNVIAKCYGGDVSRKKKLLAKQKEGKKRMKQVGNVEVPQEAFLAVLHIGKD, encoded by the coding sequence TTGATAAATAAGAATATTCGTAACTTTTCGATTATTGCCCATATTGACCATGGCAAATCGACCTTATCTGATCGCCTGATTCAACACTGTGGTGGATTAAGCGCGCGCGAAATGGAAGCGCAAGTTCTTGACTCTATGGATTTAGAGCGTGAACGCGGAATTACCATTAAAGCACAAAGTGTAACTCTGGATTACACCGCAAAAGACGGTGAAACCTATCAGCTTAACTTTATTGATACCCCAGGACACGTGGACTTCACTTATGAAGTATCACGTTCATTGGCGGCATGTGAAGGTGCTTTACTGGTTGTTGACGCGGCACAAGGCGTAGAAGCACAGACCTTAGCGAACTGTTACACCGCTATGGAAATGGATCTTGAAGTGATTCCAGTGCTAAACAAAATTGATTTGCCACAGGCCGATCCCGATCGCGTAGCTGAAGAAATTGAAGATATCGTAGGTATTGACGCTACAGATGCAACGGTTTGTTCAGCTAAAACCGGCCTAGGTATTGAAGACGTGCTAGAAACCATTGTACGTGACGTGCCGCCGCCCGAAGGTGACGATACTGCGCCAGTTCAAGCGCTAATTATTGATTCATGGTTTGATAACTACCAGGGCGTAGTGTCACTAGTACGTATTAAAAGTGGCGAGCTCAAAGCTGGCGAGCGTATGACGGTAATGTCTACTGGCCAAGTTCACGTGATTAACGAAGTGGGTATCTTCACACCTAAGCAAACCAGCACCGGCGTGCTGAAAACAGGTGAAGTAGGTTACGTTATCGCCGGTATTAAAGAGATTTTGGGTGCGCCAGTAGGTGATACGCTAACTACCCAGAAGAATGGAGCTACCGAAGCTTTACCAGGCTTTAAGAAAGTAAAACCACAGGTTTATGCTGGCTTGTTCCCAACCAGCTCTGATGAGTATGAAAACTTCCGTGATGCACTAGCTAAGTTAAGCCTTAACGATTCATCATTGTTTTATGAGCCGGAGAACTCTACTGCATTGGGCTTTGGTTTCCGCTGTGGCTTCTTAGGCATGCTGCACATGGAAATTATTCAAGAGCGTTTAGAGCGTGAATACGACCTTGATTTAATTACCACTGCACCTACCGTAATCTACGAAGTAGAGATGAACAAAGGTGAGGTTATTTATGTTGATAGCCCAGCCAAACTACCACCTACTAACAACATTGCTGAAATTCGTGAGCCAATTGCGGAAGTAAATATTTTGGTTCCTCAAGAGTACTTAGGTAATGTAATTACCCTGTGTGTTGAGAAACGCGGCGTGCAAAAAAACATGGCTTACCACGGTAAGCAAGTGGCTTTAACTTACGAAATTCCTATGGCTGAAGTAGTGTTGGATTTCTTCGATAAGCTTAAGTCTACGAGTCGCGGATACGCTTCATTGGATTACAACTTCAAATACTTTAACGCAGCTAACATGGTGCGTGTAGATATCATGATTAACGGCGATAGAGTTGATGCTCTGGCCTTGATTACTCACAAAGATCACTCTGAATCTCGTGGGCGTCAGGTGGTTGATAAGATGAAAGAGCTGATCCCTCGCCAAATGTTTGATATCGCGATTCAAGCCTCAATTGGCATGCATATTATTGCCCGTTCTACGGTTAAACAGCTGCGTAAAAACGTTATTGCCAAGTGTTATGGCGGTGACGTAAGCCGTAAGAAAAAGCTGTTAGCTAAGCAGAAAGAAGGTAAAAAACGCATGAAGCAAGTTGGTAATGTAGAAGTGCCACAAGAAGCCTTCTTAGCCGTACTTCATATTGGTAAGGATTAA
- the lepB gene encoding signal peptidase I produces the protein MATIFPLILVIATFVTGIIWALDKFHWEKQRELKLQSARTAAGGELPNDAEEKITTPPSWIENGRSVFPVIAIVMVLRSFIYEPFQIPSGSMMPTLLVGDFILVEKFAYGIKDPVTRSTIVETGSPERGDIAVFKYPQDTRIDYIKRIVGLPGDRVIYRGKQLFIQPKCEAKPCPELKSVPLDFEVSGRFKQGPMALENYRESLAEVEHEILINPAAPDRVQYFYQQPGTAQDEWIVPEGHYLAFGDNRDNSTDSRYWGFVSDDHLVGKAVAIWISFEFERAEDSILPGWIPTGVRFNRIGAIK, from the coding sequence ATGGCCACTATATTTCCGCTAATCCTGGTTATTGCTACCTTTGTCACGGGCATAATCTGGGCCTTAGACAAGTTTCATTGGGAAAAGCAACGCGAACTTAAACTGCAAAGCGCCCGCACTGCTGCGGGTGGCGAATTGCCTAATGACGCCGAAGAGAAAATCACAACGCCGCCAAGCTGGATTGAGAATGGTCGCTCGGTATTTCCGGTCATCGCCATTGTAATGGTATTACGCTCGTTTATTTACGAGCCTTTCCAAATCCCATCGGGCTCTATGATGCCAACCTTGTTAGTGGGTGACTTTATCTTGGTAGAGAAGTTCGCTTACGGCATAAAAGATCCGGTGACTCGCAGCACTATTGTGGAAACTGGTTCACCTGAGCGTGGCGATATCGCGGTGTTTAAATACCCTCAAGATACTCGTATTGATTACATTAAGCGCATTGTTGGCTTACCTGGTGACCGAGTTATTTATCGTGGTAAGCAGCTGTTTATTCAGCCGAAGTGTGAAGCAAAGCCTTGCCCTGAGTTAAAATCGGTACCGCTAGATTTTGAAGTGTCCGGACGCTTTAAACAAGGTCCAATGGCTTTAGAGAACTACCGTGAGAGCTTAGCTGAAGTTGAACACGAGATTTTAATCAACCCTGCAGCACCTGATCGTGTGCAATACTTTTATCAACAGCCAGGCACGGCTCAAGATGAGTGGATTGTGCCTGAAGGCCACTATTTAGCCTTTGGTGATAACCGCGATAACAGCACCGACAGCCGCTACTGGGGTTTTGTATCTGATGACCACTTAGTGGGTAAAGCAGTAGCAATATGGATTAGCTTTGAATTTGAGCGTGCTGAAGATTCAATATTACCGGGATGGATACCCACAGGTGTTCGATTTAATCGCATTGGCGCGATCAAGTAG
- the rnc gene encoding ribonuclease III — translation MISSNPERLQRAIGYTFKDDSLLHLALTHRSAGGVHNERLEFLGDAVLSWVIADELYHRFPNVSEGDLSPMRSTLVKGKTLAELARSFELGEYIKLGPGELKSGGFRRESILADAVEAIIGAVYLDSGNDSAKELLLRWYKDRLNTIEPGLSQKDPKTRLQEILQSRKQALPDYQVVEIKGEAHNQQFTVSCAVEGLDKPVIGISTSRRKAEQVAAELVLERLV, via the coding sequence ATGATTAGCTCAAACCCAGAACGCTTACAGCGTGCCATAGGGTATACATTTAAAGATGACAGTTTATTGCACCTAGCGCTCACTCACCGCAGTGCCGGTGGCGTGCACAATGAGCGCCTAGAGTTTTTAGGCGATGCTGTGCTTAGTTGGGTAATTGCCGACGAATTGTATCACCGCTTTCCTAATGTATCGGAAGGCGATTTAAGCCCGATGCGCTCAACCTTAGTAAAGGGAAAAACCTTGGCTGAGTTAGCGCGCAGTTTTGAATTAGGCGAGTACATCAAGCTTGGGCCAGGTGAATTGAAAAGCGGTGGTTTTCGCCGTGAGTCAATTTTGGCCGATGCCGTAGAAGCAATTATTGGTGCGGTGTATTTAGATAGCGGTAACGATAGCGCAAAAGAATTGTTATTGCGTTGGTATAAAGATCGCCTAAACACTATCGAGCCGGGCCTTAGCCAAAAAGATCCTAAAACTCGATTACAGGAAATACTGCAATCTAGAAAGCAAGCCTTACCAGACTATCAAGTGGTTGAAATTAAAGGCGAAGCACATAATCAGCAATTTACCGTAAGCTGCGCAGTAGAAGGCTTAGATAAGCCAGTTATTGGTATCAGCACTAGCCGCCGTAAGGCCGAGCAAGTGGCGGCCGAATTGGTATTGGAGCGTTTAGTATGA
- the era gene encoding GTPase Era — protein MNYDTRCGFVAIVGRPNVGKSTLLNSILGQKVSITSKKPQTTRHRILGIDTDDIYQTIFVDTPGLHIEEQRAINRLMNRAATSSLGDVSMVIFVVEGTKWNPDDELVLGKLRHLKVPVVLAINKVDNVQEKEELFPHMKMMQEKFDFSHILPISAKQGKNVEQLREWAQQTLPENVHFFPEDYITDRSSRFMAAEIVREKLMRFTGQELPYSTTVEIEQFKMQENGVYQINALILVERPSQKRMIIGNKGDKLKTIGREARLDMERLFDNKVFLEMWVKVKSGWADDERALRSLGYGDE, from the coding sequence ATGAACTATGATACACGGTGTGGCTTTGTCGCCATTGTTGGTCGCCCAAATGTGGGTAAATCAACCTTACTAAATTCCATTTTAGGCCAAAAGGTAAGCATTACCTCTAAAAAGCCTCAAACTACGCGCCACCGTATTTTGGGCATCGATACCGATGATATTTATCAAACCATCTTTGTTGACACGCCGGGTTTGCACATTGAAGAGCAACGCGCAATTAACCGCTTAATGAACCGAGCGGCGACCAGTTCGCTGGGTGATGTTTCGATGGTGATCTTTGTGGTTGAAGGCACCAAGTGGAACCCCGACGATGAGTTAGTCTTAGGTAAATTACGTCACTTGAAAGTGCCAGTGGTATTGGCCATTAATAAAGTGGATAACGTGCAAGAAAAAGAAGAACTGTTCCCGCATATGAAAATGATGCAGGAGAAATTCGATTTTTCTCATATTTTGCCTATTTCTGCCAAGCAGGGTAAAAACGTTGAGCAACTACGCGAGTGGGCTCAACAAACCTTGCCAGAGAACGTGCACTTTTTCCCTGAAGATTACATTACCGATCGTTCATCACGCTTTATGGCGGCAGAAATTGTGCGCGAAAAGCTGATGCGATTTACTGGCCAAGAACTGCCATATTCTACTACCGTAGAAATTGAGCAGTTTAAAATGCAAGAAAATGGTGTTTACCAAATTAACGCGCTTATTTTGGTAGAGCGTCCTAGCCAAAAACGCATGATCATTGGCAACAAAGGCGACAAGCTAAAAACCATTGGTAGAGAAGCCCGTCTAGATATGGAGCGTTTGTTTGATAACAAAGTGTTCTTGGAGATGTGGGTGAAAGTTAAATCCGGCTGGGCTGACGACGAACGCGCCTTGCGTAGTCTAGGTTACGGAGACGAATAA
- the recO gene encoding DNA repair protein RecO, protein MPEQALTPAFVIHTRPYRETSLLVQLFTLEYGKVSAVARGARAKRSKWRGILQPGVPLLVELSGKGSLLNFKQVEASNLALPLFGQYLYSTLYLNELLYYLLEENTAYPALYHHYQDSLMALAKQQPLEACLREFELLLVAELGFALTEPEEFAQGRSYQYHLGEGFVLSMSRYSNVEFSYQEVLMLLAFDPQQAQHLLCAKRFCRIVIAQLLNGRELTSRKLFSQIKTTNRAFN, encoded by the coding sequence TTGCCTGAACAGGCACTCACACCGGCGTTTGTTATTCATACGCGGCCATATCGAGAAACCAGTTTGCTAGTACAACTGTTTACCCTTGAATATGGCAAAGTGAGTGCTGTGGCCCGCGGAGCGCGAGCTAAACGCTCTAAGTGGCGAGGCATATTGCAACCCGGTGTGCCGTTACTAGTTGAGCTTAGCGGTAAAGGCAGCTTACTTAACTTTAAACAGGTGGAAGCCAGTAACTTAGCGCTGCCTTTGTTTGGCCAATACCTTTACAGCACCCTTTATCTCAATGAGCTGCTTTATTACTTGCTGGAAGAAAATACCGCTTATCCAGCCTTGTATCACCATTATCAAGACAGCTTAATGGCCTTGGCCAAACAACAGCCTTTAGAAGCATGTTTACGTGAATTTGAATTGCTGTTGGTCGCAGAACTCGGTTTTGCCTTAACCGAGCCCGAAGAATTTGCGCAAGGGCGAAGTTACCAATACCACTTGGGCGAAGGTTTTGTTTTGAGTATGAGCCGCTATTCTAATGTGGAATTTAGCTACCAAGAAGTACTTATGCTATTAGCTTTTGACCCGCAGCAAGCACAACATCTATTATGTGCAAAACGATTTTGTCGAATTGTGATTGCTCAATTGCTAAATGGCAGAGAATTGACCAGTCGCAAATTGTTCAGCCAAATTAAAACTACCAATAGAGCCTTTAATTAA
- the pdxJ gene encoding pyridoxine 5'-phosphate synthase, with protein MSEILLGVNVDHIATLRQARGTTYPDPVLAAGIAEMAGADGITIHLREDRRHIVDRDVAIMSQTVQTRLNLEMAVTDEMVAIACEHKPHFVCLVPEKREELTTEGGLDVVGNLEKISEAVTKLSQAGILVSLFIDADDEQIDASIASGAPFIELHTGHYADAADEAEQQAELKKIAAAASYAADKGLKVNAGHGLHYHNVLPIAAMPEIIELNIGHAIIARAVMVGMDAAVREMKALMVQARQGEA; from the coding sequence GTGAGTGAAATTTTATTAGGCGTAAATGTTGACCATATCGCCACTCTTCGCCAAGCACGCGGCACAACTTATCCAGATCCCGTTTTGGCAGCAGGGATTGCTGAGATGGCAGGCGCTGATGGTATTACTATTCATTTAAGGGAAGACCGCCGCCATATTGTTGATCGTGATGTTGCTATCATGAGTCAAACTGTGCAAACCCGCTTAAACTTGGAGATGGCGGTTACTGACGAAATGGTAGCAATTGCCTGTGAACACAAACCTCATTTTGTGTGTTTGGTGCCAGAGAAGCGTGAAGAGTTAACCACCGAAGGTGGACTAGACGTAGTTGGTAATCTTGAAAAAATTAGCGAAGCAGTAACCAAGCTCAGCCAGGCTGGCATCTTAGTTTCGCTGTTTATCGATGCAGATGATGAGCAAATTGATGCCTCTATTGCCTCTGGCGCACCTTTTATTGAGTTGCATACTGGCCATTATGCCGATGCAGCTGATGAAGCGGAGCAGCAAGCAGAGCTGAAAAAAATAGCCGCAGCGGCAAGTTATGCTGCCGACAAAGGCTTAAAAGTAAATGCTGGCCATGGCTTGCATTACCATAACGTACTGCCTATTGCTGCCATGCCAGAGATCATTGAGCTCAATATCGGTCATGCGATTATTGCTCGTGCAGTAATGGTTGGGATGGATGCGGCCGTACGCGAAATGAAAGCTTTAATGGTTCAAGCGCGTCAAGGCGAAGCGTAA
- the acpS gene encoding holo-ACP synthase, with translation MAIVGLGTDIVQVERIANSKQMHALAKRVLTQVELARFEQHAAPARFLAKRFAAKEAAAKALGTGIAKGVGFQQIEVSNNQFGKPELVFNGAALALCEQLGVSSQFISISDERDYAVATVVLER, from the coding sequence GTGGCAATAGTAGGCTTAGGTACCGACATCGTTCAAGTAGAGCGAATAGCCAATAGCAAGCAAATGCATGCTTTGGCTAAGCGAGTATTAACCCAAGTCGAACTTGCTCGCTTTGAGCAACACGCTGCTCCAGCGCGTTTTTTGGCGAAGCGATTTGCAGCCAAAGAGGCAGCGGCAAAAGCGCTGGGAACTGGGATTGCTAAAGGTGTTGGTTTTCAGCAAATAGAAGTATCTAATAACCAATTTGGTAAACCCGAGTTGGTATTTAACGGCGCTGCGCTAGCTTTGTGTGAGCAACTTGGGGTGAGTAGCCAGTTTATTAGTATAAGTGATGAGCGTGATTACGCGGTGGCTACCGTGGTATTAGAGCGCTAA